A segment of the Carya illinoinensis cultivar Pawnee chromosome 1, C.illinoinensisPawnee_v1, whole genome shotgun sequence genome:
agaagagaaataaaaaagagacaTAATATTGCGttaggtttgaactttgaaggccAGAGATACTGCAGATCCCCCCGTCCCggccgcgggggggggggggggagacgGACATCATCGAATATCGTTAattttcatgaaaatgaaaCTGTCAGTGGTCTCGAAGTTGTTTAAGATTCATGGGAGAGATGGCTTTGGTGTCTCCATACAGCAATTTCTTGGCGATAATAAGGTTGGCAGCCTCGCTCGGATGATAAGGATCCCAGAACACATGCTTGGATCGCTCCGCGCACATACTCGATGTTGGCCCGCACGGAATTATTCCTGCAAACTGGCCCCCGTTTCCACAGCATGCTTTACTAGAAGTTATAAATCCTGCGCGCATGCACACAAATTAATGCTCATAatcttatatatagatatcCTTATTCTCTTTGAAATCTAACAATAATCAAGAAATCTATGTCGTCGATATCCAAACATCCAATTCAAGGAGGCACATGCTATAAATATAGCCGGCCCATAATTCAAAAGGGCTAACTATAGTTACAATTCGGTTCATGATCACTTGGAATTCATTATAAAAGTAAGAACTCATTCACCACCTGCATCTTATTATATTGAATTCGGATTACTATAGCAAATGACCAAAGTCTATGGAACTATTGAAGAGCACCTAACCATTTATACCCATCttttagtactatatatataatattcatgtGTGCGCGCCATAAACATTACCATGTTGTTTGTAATTTGTGATGAGATCCAAGACCAGATCATAGACATTTGCATGAACAAATAAGGCTCCGGGGAGGTTTTCATTCAGTTGGGCGAGCAAATCCTTCAACCGGGCGTTGTATTGAAGTGCTAGCTTGTTTGGCAACTCCACACACTCGTCTTCCtttaattgatttattgtcTTTTGATATGGTATGCAGCCTATCGGCCCGACATTCCCGATGACAAATTTCCGAGCATCAAGCTGGTACAACCTCTGCACGCcatcaaacatacatatatacatatgaaTGTAGTAATGTTTTGAGAAACCCTCATGACATGATATATTAATGTACCCCATTTATTAGCAAGTTTTGACGATGCATGGTTAATGTAATTTACGTACTGTTAGTTGAGTGCTTAAGTGGGAGAGCATGTCATCTATAAAGGCATCTGGGGTTTGAGAAATTCTTGCTCCAATGGAGAGGACTGGAAGCAGATAATTGTTTAGAAAATCATTTGCTCCAATTGTGACTGAAAAGATGGATTTCTTCATAATGTAATCTCTGGCCTTTGATGGACCTAACAATTTGTCAAACTGTTTTCTTGTAATGTTGAAGTAATCAATCTGGACATCCATTCCAAGTCGATTAacctgcaaaagaaaaaaaagaagaagataataattcttttcaatttgaaagaaaaatgggaAACAAACATGTATATTGTAAATGAATTAGCTGGGAAATATTGAAATTTAGACTCAAAGATCAGTGTTGTGAGGGCTGACAAATATTCTTCCGGTTGCATTCATGATTCCTCCTCCTCCTGATGCGTAATTTACACCATATAATATAGCTTTCCCAGTGGAATTTGGTGACAAAAATGGGACAGCATAGTTTGGTGATCCCAGTTCTTCTCCTGAAAATGGAAACCCAGTAAATTAACACAAAATATCATGTGAAAGAGAAGGTAAACCACCCCATCTCCACACCCCACTAAACAAATATAgacagattaatatataaatcataaccCACATAAAGAGATCAAAGCCTAGCTTACCAATAATATCACCTATGGTTCTCCCGTTGGTATAACGCCCTGTAGGAGTTCCTTTAGATGCCTTGAAATCAATTCCATTAGGTGGGATATTTGCCTTAGACAAGGTTGACAAGAAGTTATTATTCCCAGCATCAACCAGAGAATCACCAAAGATAAAAGAAGCCCCCAAGCCTTCTTCTTGACGATCAGCAGCCTTTCCGAAGCAACACAAATTGAATAACAAAACAATCACCAAGGTGGCCACATGATGATGAATACTGCAAGATTTCATGGCTCCCATGGCCTTCTAATATTCTCAGGTTGAAGGACTAAAACACCATTAATGGCAAGCCACCAAGTTCAGTAGTAGTACTGGCAGATTACAAGCATATAAATATACCTTCTTGTTCAGAATATCAGAAATAAGGAATTAGGAGAATCCATTGATGAAACTTGTAAACTTGTTAATGTAATAAGTTGCATTTGGTTTGACCTCTTTTTGTAGAGGAGAGGACCGCTAGTAGTAATTGATGACAAAAGCTTCCATGTGGTAGTTCATCAACATGGGTGGGATTTTCCTAACGTGTTGCGAATTTGTTGATTTTGCTTCTGCAATAAGCAACTACTGCCCCAAGGGCgcccatatatatacatgaggGTCAAAGAATATGTACTAAATTGAAGTacattaagaaatttattaggAGGGATTCGGTCATTAGGTGGTATTTAGTTGAGTCGGAACACCAATCAGGTTTCTACAATTTCAAGAGgagtctcgtttggttacatagttcagataagatgagatgagatgttttgttgaaagttaaataaaataaaatattattataatattagttttgttttaaattttaaaaaaattgaattgtttattatattttatataagaattttaaaaaattataataattatataagatgagatattttaaaaaaattataatgattcgAAAAAAATTCAAGCTTTTTCTAGATTGTTTAAACTTGTACTTTGTCCGATCAATTTTGATGGGCTTTAAGAGATTTATGAGCTTCGTagggtgggtttgggtgttgagaagtgttaaggagagttgtgaatagtaataaaaagtaggtaaaaagtaataataaagtaatgaatagtaataaaaagtaggtaaaaagtaatgaatagtaaaaaaagtaggtgaaaagtaataataaagtaatgaatagtagtgagaagtgttgagaagtgttgaagatacttcaacacccaaacacagccGTAGTGAGCCTGTGGAAGTCCATCCTAAACTGGcccatttgttttttttgggcCCAAGAACTTGATGACATTATTTGGgatcttaaaatttaaagagtacaatattttatataattatgttttaaattaagaatatttttataaaatgatgctaattctacataatattttataaaaattcccttaatttaaaatataatcatataaaattttatgaaaatgattGTATTTGTAtgattttctaaatttaaaCTGTTTGAGAAATGCAAGATTAAGCAAAAATCACACAattaaatttatacattaaCATAATTGTTGCCCATATGACTAACACaataggggggtgaattgagttgtattaaaaaaaataacaattataaatcaaatatataatataaaatataaacaaaatatgaaataacaataaatataaagagtaagggtaagagaaaagcaaactcagtatgttaacgagattcagccccactacctacgtcctcacctcaagctaccccttgaggattcccaaattcactattcaacctccttcaggtggagatagaaacctattacacctttgaacaacaccgctacaaaggatccgtgtagaacaccctctacacttgcaatcaccttacacgtggtgattcaactattccccgtgtaggatactttctacacgtacaagagttatacacaccctttttctgatacaaaagctgatagttggtagattatcagaaaacacttttcaatgagtgaaataagaacaatacagcgcaaactatatctctcaaaatgaacaaagattaaggctcaatgcttagagaagagagaatgaaagttttgaatgaatgttgtatgctcttggtgttgtgaatgtgaaactctcaaatgatctatttataggcatatgagacttcatattcaaatttaaaaagattcacatgtcaaatacaacatcattcactttttcaaaaaattcaaataaaaagttctttttttttcaattgtcaaagacaatatcattcacttttttaaaaaaaatcaaatcaaatcttttatttttggtatataacaaaataagcacactttcattttcaaaaaaattcaaacctaatcttttactttttgcatatgacaaaaggagcgcacttttcttttcaaaaaattcaaacctaatcttttactttttgtatatgacaaaatgagcacactttacttttcaaatttttcaaacaaaatcatttactttttgtataagtctaaaaaagcatcaatcacttttgaaaatattcaaataaaatatgtacatgtgaaatatgacaatcaatcatctttaatattttcaaagttaattttcaaaaatattcatgcagatgtggaaaatgtattttaatgctttataataaaatattaattttgagcattaatcctaatttcgaattttaagagatttacaacattactctatgactttaatgtgaacttgtttccttcttgctcatgcttggttctttgatgtgcttgactccattgtgtggacaacttgaacttgatacttctttattttttgaattcatttgttatcatcaaaatccatgtataaatatataattacacaaaatttgaaatcttgggttcaataataatttaatgtaatctattagattataaaaatattttattataaagaaaatctGATGATTTATATTAaaccatttcaaattttaaattttattgtatTAAATCTGCACGTAAACCCGACAAAATGTTTAGCTTTATACAACGTTGGATGGTGAGAATCTTAAAAGATTACTTTCTTAAAAGTTAAATGATTGTCTATGATAATTTGATTTTCTTCCCAATTTACTTTAAATGGAAATGTGAAatcttaattttcattatttaaaaactgtttttcaattttaagtcACTTTTTCACTGTTAGGCCCGGTTTGGATACATATCGTacactaatattttttatccaaacacattatattttatttttaaattttaaaaatattcatttaaataaatagtaataaatagtaaatgaaCAGTCAAATCTGATAATAAACAGTGAATAAACAGTACAGAATTCTactgaaaattataataatgagacccacatatttttatcaaaaattaaaaatatttcatttcatctcacaatttaaacacattttttattttattttatcttttcttaatttaaaaactttattattatttcaaatatctcatttcgttttaaagtttaaacgtatattcaaaagaaatctctcaaaactcttaaaaatatttttgaattttattatatattaaaaaaataaatatattaattaatcccGATCAACGAGTTGACAGCACCCCAACTTTACTTTCTAGTTTCCCTCCCTCCCCTGCTTGCCATATTGCAGAAACCTTCACTGGGCTGCAAACTCGACCGTTGGGATATTCAAACCTTGATAGAGAGAGATACCTTCTTCCACCATGCCCACCCTGAGAAACCGAGCTCAAACTCTACAGTCCCCTGCAAACCCTAGCCACAATATCCTCAATGGCCAAGCCCAGACAACCGAGACCCAGAAAGTCTCGCTGTACGAGCAGTCCAGGGAGGAAAGGATCAAAGAAAATCGTGAAAGAATGCAGAAGCTTGGAATTTTTGACCTCTCTCTCAAGATCAACTCTGTCATCTCCACAAGGCGCACACCCAAAAACCGCAATACCACTCCGCGGTCCTCCCCGGCACGGTCATCTGGACCCATTCGCCGCTCTTCCCGGTAACTTTTCGTAGCCCCTTCATGATACGGTTTCTAAAATCGTTTCTTGTTTAGTTTGGGTGAgaatattttatgaagtttcacgtttttctttttatttacatGTTTGGTCCTAAAGAAACCATCTGCAATCGACTAGGTCTGGGTTCACTATTTGACTAACCTGAAGAATATTTTTCCCATTTATGtgaagttttaatttttagtatgtTATTTGTTGGCGTTTCTGGATGCTTAATGGGTCTGTCCGACTCTCTGATATTACTTTTCATTTGTCATTGTCTGATCTTAATTTGTAATTGCGGGAATAGGTTGCGAAATGTTACGCCGGTCACGTATGCTGAAGTGCCTGTGATGAAGAAAGGTAAGTCTTTGAGAGACGAGGATATTGTGCTGGAAGAAGGCTCAAAGCCGGAGTTATATACAGAAGAGCATGAGAAGCTGTTGGGTAATACTGAAAGGAGTTGGACACTATTTGTGGATGGTG
Coding sequences within it:
- the LOC122306412 gene encoding GDSL esterase/lipase At2g23540 → MGAMKSCSIHHHVATLVIVLLFNLCCFGKAADRQEEGLGASFIFGDSLVDAGNNNFLSTLSKANIPPNGIDFKASKGTPTGRYTNGRTIGDIIGEELGSPNYAVPFLSPNSTGKAILYGVNYASGGGGIMNATGRIFVNRLGMDVQIDYFNITRKQFDKLLGPSKARDYIMKKSIFSVTIGANDFLNNYLLPVLSIGARISQTPDAFIDDMLSHLSTQLTRLYQLDARKFVIGNVGPIGCIPYQKTINQLKEDECVELPNKLALQYNARLKDLLAQLNENLPGALFVHANVYDLVLDLITNYKQHGFITSSKACCGNGGQFAGIIPCGPTSSMCAERSKHVFWDPYHPSEAANLIIAKKLLYGDTKAISPMNLKQLRDH